In Bradyrhizobium sp. 200, the sequence TTGGCCCGTTGTCGCCCAAAGCCCCGGATAAATTTGGGAACTGACTTGAAGGCCGGAAATGGGAAGGCCGCCACAGCCTGCCGACCCGTCCCAGGCCTGAATCCCACCGATGAGCAGAGGCGCGAGATGTCCCCACGGTCGACGGAATGGCCGATCAGGTGCGGGAGGCTTTGTCAGCGGTTTTCCGGAAATGAGGAACACAAGACCCGGTGGAAATCGACGCTAGCCACCTGCAGCGTGGCAGCGCAACCCGGTGGACACGGTCATTGTCGATGACGTGCTGCGATCCTCAAGCCAATCTGGATCACAAAGCCGGAGACCGCCTTGCGAGCACGGGATACGCATTCTTTTTAGATATCAACGACTTGAGTGAACTTCCTCGCACGGGAAATTTTGTGCTGGATTGATTTGGCTGGGTCTTTAAAAGGGCGAACCATAATCTTGGACACAAAATATGCCCCGCCCGATCTCTCGATGCCGCGTCTGCGGGAATGCCCACCTTGTTCAAATTCTGGATCTTGGCGATCAAGCCTTGACGGGAATATTTCCAAGCCGTCGCGATGAGCCCATTGAGCGCGGACCATTACAGCTCCTCAAATGCGAGGGTGCCGAAAGCTGCGGCCTGGTTCAGCTCGGTTGCTCCTTTGACCCAAACGCGATGTATGGCGAGAATTACGGTTATCGCTCGAGCCTGAACGCGAGCATGGCGCAGCACTTGCACCGGAAGGTCGAACGGGTCCGCAGCATCGCACCGCTTCGAAGCGGAGATCTGGTTGTCGATATCGGCAGCAATGACGGCACTACGCTCGCTGCCTATCCCACCGCTACCTATGATCTTGTTGGCATCGATCCGGCCGGCGACAAGTTTCGCAAGTATTATGTCCCACAAGTTGAATTGATCGCCGACTTTTTTTCGCGCGACATCCTGCGTAAGAAGCTCGGGCCGCGCCGAGCGCGCGTGGTCACATCGTTCGCGATGTTCTACGATCTGGAAGAGCCGCTCTCCTTTATGTCGGAGGTTCTCGACCTCCTCGAGCACGACGGAATCTGGGTCTTCGAGCAGAGCTATCTTCCAGCGATGATCCAGACGAACGGCTTTGACACGGTATGTCACGAGCACACCGAGTACTATTCGCTCTCAACCATAAAATGGATGGCCGACAAGGCAGGCGGCAAGATCATCGACGTCGAGTTCAATGATGTTAACGGCGGCAGCTTCTCGGTGAC encodes:
- a CDS encoding class I SAM-dependent methyltransferase translates to MPRPISRCRVCGNAHLVQILDLGDQALTGIFPSRRDEPIERGPLQLLKCEGAESCGLVQLGCSFDPNAMYGENYGYRSSLNASMAQHLHRKVERVRSIAPLRSGDLVVDIGSNDGTTLAAYPTATYDLVGIDPAGDKFRKYYVPQVELIADFFSRDILRKKLGPRRARVVTSFAMFYDLEEPLSFMSEVLDLLEHDGIWVFEQSYLPAMIQTNGFDTVCHEHTEYYSLSTIKWMADKAGGKIIDVEFNDVNGGSFSVTMTRSEAPQPEMQGLTELLASEHRAGYEGLEPFKAFADRIATSRDEILKFFHRAQTDGALVCGLGASTKGNVLLQYCGLTEKNIGFIGEVNADKFGCFTPGSLIPILPETELFARKPDYTFVLPWHFRPFFERNAKFNELKLVFPLPKLSVG